In Cryptomeria japonica chromosome 10, Sugi_1.0, whole genome shotgun sequence, a genomic segment contains:
- the LOC131076937 gene encoding cytochrome P450 704B1, translating into MSYSLVLSITLAGATLGIWIWIRRLRDRIPGGPIPWPLLGSTLELTANFHRLYDWITDYAMQMPTFEVSYMGFRLFFTVDPANVEYILKVNFHNYVKGSAAHEIQYDLLGDGIFNSDGDMWRLQRKSASLEFSPKMLRVYSTATFRKYAVKLNSVLEQQAINGAVVNMQDMLMRMAFDAICELSFGTEIGCLDLSLPDVPFASAFDRSNAVCASRYFDPLWKLKKRFNIGAEAKVKEDVRVLDYFTYHLIQKRKKSIQDNEVRSKSDLLSRMLSMAKENPDLYDDRKLRDAVLNFVLAGRDGTAVTLSWLLSLLSENPGVEDKIVQELQDIPGLSSSTIEGDDVCCFKKFSELLTYDVLNNNMHYLHAAITETLRLYPAVPLDGKTAVNNDILPDGTIIKKGNVINYVPYAMGRMQRLWGNDALEFKPERWLNEDGIFQPQSPFKFTAFQAGPRICLGKESAYLQMKIAAALLLRFFTFEMVKFNRAKYRLALTLVMPSLPMIVHQRGRKC; encoded by the exons ATGTCTTACTCTCTGGTCTTATCTATAACACTAGCTGGAGCAACACTGGGCATTTGGATTTGGATCAGAAGGTTGAGGGATCGAATCCCAGGAGGACCTATACCATGGCCCTTGCTCGGTTCTACTCTCGAACTCACAGCAAATTTCCACCGCCTGTACGACTGGATCACAGACTATGCTATGCAAATGCCCACATTCGAGGTGAGCTACATGGGTTTCAGACTCTTCTTCACTGTGGATCCTGCAAATGTTGAGTATATCCTCAAGGTTAACTTTCATAACTATGTAAAG GGGAGTGCTGCTCATGAGATTCAGTATGACCTTCTGGGTGATGGTATTTTTAACTCGGATGGGGACATGTGGAGACTCCAACGCAAATCTGCTAGCCTGGAGTTTTCCCCCAAGATGCTCCGGGTTTACAGTACAGCCACCTTCAGGAAATATGCGGTGAAATTAAACTCTGTTTTGGAGCAACAGGCCATTAATGGTGCTGTTGTAAATATGCAG GATATGTTGATGCGGATGGCATTTGATGCTATATGCGAGCTTAGCTTTGGAACTGAAATTGGTTGTCTAGATTTATCTCTTCCAGATGTCCCATTTGCTTCAGCTTTTGACAGATCTAATGCTGTTTGCGCTTCTCGATATTTCGACCCCCTCTGGAAACTGAAGAAGCGCTTTAACATAGGTGCAGAGGCCAAAGTTAAAGAAGATGTTAGGGTTTTGGACTATTTTACCTATCATTTGATACAGAAGCGCAAAAAGTCCATCCAAGATAACGAG GTGAGGTCCAAATCTGATCTCTTGTCGAGGATGCTGTCAATGGCCAAGGAGAATCCAGATTTGTATGATGATAGAAAGCTGAGAGATGCAGTTCTCAATTTTGTTCTAGCAGGGCGAGATGGCACCGCTGTCACACTTTCCTGGTTGCTTTCGCTGTTGTCTGAAAATCCGGGAGTAGAAGACAAAATAGTGCAAGAATTACAGGATATTCCGGGGTTAAGCAGCAGCACCATTGAGGGGGATGATGTATGCTGCTTTAAGAAATTCTCTGAACTGCTGACTTATGACGTGCTGAATAATAATATGCATTATTTGCACGCTGCAATTACTGAAACGTTGCGCTTATATCCTGCTGTTCCTCTG GATGGGAAGACCGCTGTGAATAATGACATTCTTCCGGATGGCACCATAATTAAGAAAGGCAATGTGATAAACTATGTACCTTACGCGATGGGGCGAATGCAGAGACTTTGGGGAAATGATGCCCTAGAATTCAAGCCTGAGAGATGGCTTAACGAGGATGGCATATTTCAGCCTCAGTCTCCATTTAAATTCACAGCATTTCAG GCTGGGCCGAGAATTTGCCTGGGAAAGGAATCAGCCTATTTGCAGATGAAAATCGCTGCTGCATTACTTCTGCGTTTCTTCACGTTTGAAATGGTAAAATTTAACCGAGCAAAGTACAGGCTGGCTTTAACCTTAGTCATGCCCTCTTTACCGATGATCGTCCACCAGCGGGGAAGAAAATGTTGA